A single region of the Streptomyces caelestis genome encodes:
- a CDS encoding histidine phosphatase family protein, whose amino-acid sequence MREFIVEADGGSRGNPGPAGYGAVVSDAATGETLREAAEYIGVATNNVAEYRGLLAGLRAAHELDPAATVHVRMDSKLVIEQMSGRWKIKHPAMKPLAADAARIFPPGRVTYEWIPREHNKHADRLANEAMDAGSRGEQWSASTSTAELDTSAGAVTPPGPPGDAAAGAARAREALTAGRVSATPTGSDPETGPSPVPPSARGGTERRGGDGASAGADAGSARADTDADVRGAGVDTDVRAVRADADARAAKAVAGSGGVSAGVGVDGGSAKADGDVRAASADADVRGAGADADARAARADIDARASKAVAGSGGASAGAGADGGSARADGDAHAAKADTDAHAAKADTDAHAAKAVATPGWAPADMGAPATFVLLRHGETLLTPLKRFSGSGGTDPSLSDAGREQAERAAVLLARRGTIQAIVSSPLARTRETAGIVAARLGLDVSVDDGLRETDFGAWEGLTFAEVRERYPDDLNAWLASPDAQPTGGGESFAATATRIAATRDKLIAAYAGRTVLLVTHVTPIKTFVRLALGAPPESLFRMELSAASLSVVAYYADGNASVRLLNDTSHLR is encoded by the coding sequence GTGCGGGAGTTCATCGTCGAGGCCGACGGCGGGTCGCGGGGCAACCCGGGGCCCGCGGGCTACGGGGCCGTGGTGAGCGACGCGGCGACGGGTGAGACGCTGCGGGAGGCCGCCGAGTACATCGGCGTCGCCACGAACAACGTCGCCGAGTACCGCGGCCTCCTCGCCGGCCTGCGCGCCGCCCACGAACTGGACCCGGCCGCGACGGTCCACGTCCGGATGGACTCCAAGCTCGTGATCGAGCAGATGTCGGGCCGCTGGAAGATCAAGCACCCCGCCATGAAGCCACTGGCGGCGGACGCGGCCCGGATCTTCCCGCCCGGGCGCGTGACGTACGAGTGGATCCCACGAGAGCACAACAAGCACGCGGACCGGCTGGCCAACGAGGCGATGGACGCCGGGTCCAGGGGAGAACAGTGGTCGGCTTCGACCTCGACGGCGGAGCTGGACACCTCCGCCGGGGCTGTCACCCCGCCAGGCCCGCCCGGTGACGCGGCAGCGGGCGCCGCGAGGGCCCGTGAAGCCCTGACAGCGGGGCGCGTCTCCGCCACGCCGACCGGCTCGGACCCGGAAACCGGGCCTTCTCCCGTGCCGCCTTCCGCCCGCGGAGGGACGGAGCGGCGGGGCGGCGACGGCGCGTCGGCTGGGGCTGACGCGGGCTCGGCGAGGGCGGACACCGACGCGGATGTTCGTGGCGCGGGGGTGGATACGGATGTTCGCGCGGTGAGGGCGGATGCCGACGCCCGTGCGGCCAAGGCCGTTGCCGGGTCGGGTGGGGTTTCCGCCGGGGTTGGTGTTGACGGTGGCTCGGCGAAGGCGGACGGCGATGTTCGTGCGGCCAGCGCCGACGCGGACGTTCGTGGCGCCGGGGCGGATGCCGACGCCCGTGCGGCGAGGGCGGATATCGACGCCCGTGCGTCCAAGGCCGTTGCCGGGTCGGGCGGGGCTTCCGCCGGGGCTGGTGCTGACGGTGGCTCGGCGAGGGCGGACGGCGACGCCCATGCCGCCAAGGCCGACACCGACGCCCATGCCGCCAAGGCCGACACCGACGCCCATGCCGCCAAAGCCGTTGCCACCCCTGGCTGGGCCCCCGCCGACATGGGCGCCCCCGCCACCTTCGTGCTGCTGCGGCACGGGGAGACGCTGTTGACGCCGCTGAAGCGGTTCTCCGGTAGTGGGGGCACCGACCCGTCCCTCTCCGATGCCGGCCGGGAGCAGGCCGAGCGAGCCGCGGTCCTGCTCGCCAGGCGGGGCACGATCCAGGCGATCGTGTCGTCGCCGCTCGCCCGCACCCGGGAAACCGCCGGGATCGTCGCCGCCCGGCTCGGCCTGGACGTGAGCGTCGACGACGGGCTGCGCGAGACGGACTTCGGCGCCTGGGAGGGCCTCACCTTCGCCGAGGTGCGCGAGCGGTACCCGGACGACCTGAACGCCTGGCTGGCCTCTCCGGACGCCCAACCCACCGGCGGCGGCGAGAGCTTCGCGGCGACCGCCACCCGGATCGCCGCCACCCGCGACAAGCTGATCGCGGCGTACGCGGGCCGCACGGTTCTGCTCGTCACGCACGTGACCCCGATCAAGACGTTCGTCCGGCTCGCCCTCGGCGCCCCGCCGGAGTCGCTGTTCCGGATGGAACTGTCGGCCGCGTCCCTGTCGGTCGTCGCGTACTACGCGGACGGCAACGCCAGCGTCAGGCTCCTCAACGACACGTCTCACCTGCGCTGA
- a CDS encoding Nif3-like dinuclear metal center hexameric protein, with amino-acid sequence MPRLSEVIAALESLWPAERAESWDAVGTVAGDPDQEVTRVLFAVDPVQEIVDEAVKLGAGLLVTHHPLYLRGTTTVAATHFKGRVVHTLIKNDIALHVAHTNADTADPGVSDALAGALDLRVTGPLVPDPTDPEGRRGLGRVCALDHPLTVRELAARAAERLPATAQGIRVAGDPEALVRTVAVSGGSGDSLFDQVRAAGVDAFLTADLRHHPVSEARAHSPLALLDAAHWATEWPWCELAASQLDEISDRHGWDLRVHVSKTVTDPWTAHAASAHPSPATALPTSASRPPSSSDPLGAPN; translated from the coding sequence GTGCCCCGTCTGTCTGAAGTCATCGCCGCGCTGGAGAGCCTGTGGCCCGCCGAGCGGGCCGAGTCCTGGGACGCGGTCGGCACCGTCGCGGGCGACCCGGACCAGGAGGTCACGCGCGTCCTGTTCGCCGTCGACCCGGTCCAGGAGATCGTCGACGAGGCGGTGAAGCTGGGCGCCGGCCTGCTCGTCACCCACCACCCGCTCTATCTGCGCGGCACGACGACGGTCGCGGCGACGCACTTCAAGGGCCGTGTCGTCCACACCCTCATCAAGAACGACATCGCGCTGCACGTCGCCCACACCAACGCCGACACCGCCGACCCCGGCGTCTCCGACGCCCTCGCGGGCGCGCTGGACCTGCGGGTCACCGGGCCGCTCGTGCCGGACCCGACCGATCCCGAGGGCCGCCGGGGACTGGGCCGCGTCTGCGCCCTCGACCACCCGCTGACCGTCCGCGAGCTCGCCGCCCGCGCCGCCGAGCGGCTGCCCGCCACCGCGCAGGGCATCCGCGTCGCCGGTGACCCCGAGGCGCTCGTGCGCACGGTCGCCGTCAGCGGCGGTTCCGGCGACAGCCTCTTCGACCAGGTGCGCGCGGCGGGCGTCGACGCCTTCCTCACGGCGGACCTGCGCCACCACCCCGTCTCCGAGGCCCGCGCCCACAGCCCCCTCGCGCTGCTCGACGCGGCGCACTGGGCCACCGAGTGGCCCTGGTGCGAGCTGGCCGCGAGCCAGCTCGACGAGATCTCCGACCGGCACGGATGGGACCTGCGCGTCCACGTCTCGAAGACGGTCACCGACCCCTGGACCGCCCACGCGGCCTCCGCCCACCCGTCACCCGCCACCGCCCTTCCAACGAGCGCTTCGCGCCCCCCTTCCTCTTCTGACCCCCTGGGAGCCCCGAACTGA
- the yaaA gene encoding peroxide stress protein YaaA: MLVLLPPSEGKASSGRGAPLKPESLSLPGLTAAREAVLTELVELCAGDEDKAREVLGLSEGLRGEVAKNAELRTAGARPAGEIYTGVLYDALGLASLDASAKRRAARSLLVFSGLWGAVRVTDRIPSYRCSMGVKLPGLGALGAHWRTPMASVLPEVAGDGLVLDLRSAAYAAAWKPKGEVAGRTASVRVLHAPTRKVVSHFNKATKGRIVRSLLTTGAAPKGPAELVEVLRDLGYVVEAEAPARAGQAWSLDVLVTEVH; encoded by the coding sequence GTGCTTGTCCTGCTGCCGCCGTCCGAAGGCAAGGCCTCCTCCGGCCGCGGTGCCCCGCTGAAGCCGGAGTCGCTGTCACTGCCGGGGCTGACCGCAGCCCGCGAGGCCGTCCTCACCGAGCTGGTCGAGCTGTGCGCCGGCGACGAGGACAAGGCGCGCGAGGTGCTCGGGCTGAGCGAGGGGCTGCGCGGCGAGGTCGCGAAGAACGCGGAGCTGCGCACGGCGGGGGCCCGGCCGGCCGGGGAGATCTACACCGGGGTGCTGTACGACGCTCTCGGCCTGGCGTCCCTGGACGCCTCCGCCAAGCGGCGTGCCGCGCGGTCGCTGCTGGTCTTCTCCGGGCTGTGGGGAGCGGTCCGGGTGACGGACCGGATTCCGTCCTACCGGTGCTCGATGGGTGTGAAACTGCCGGGTCTCGGTGCGCTGGGCGCGCACTGGCGTACGCCGATGGCGTCGGTGCTTCCCGAGGTGGCCGGGGACGGTCTGGTGCTGGATCTGCGGTCCGCCGCGTACGCCGCCGCGTGGAAGCCGAAGGGCGAGGTCGCCGGGCGGACGGCGTCCGTGCGGGTGCTGCACGCGCCGACCCGGAAGGTCGTCAGCCACTTCAACAAGGCGACGAAGGGGCGGATCGTACGCAGCCTGCTGACCACCGGGGCCGCCCCGAAGGGGCCGGCCGAGCTGGTGGAGGTGCTGCGGGACCTCGGGTACGTCGTGGAGGCGGAGGCGCCCGCGAGGGCGGGGCAGGCGTGGTCGCTGGATGTGCTGGTGACCGAGGTCCACTGA
- a CDS encoding zinc ribbon domain-containing protein gives MNAEPADQIRLLDVQDLDVRLQQLAHRRRSLPEHAEIESLTKDHTQLRDLLVAAQTEESDTAREQTKAEQDVDQVRQRATRDQQRLDSGAVTSPKDLENLQREIASLARRQGDLEDVVLEVMERRESAQQRVAELTERVGSVQSKIDDATARRDAAFEEIDGEIATVTKEREVIAASVPADLLKLYDKLREQQGGIGAAKLYARSCQGCRQELAITELSEIRNAAPNTVIRCENCRRILVRTSESGI, from the coding sequence CTGAACGCCGAGCCCGCCGACCAGATCCGACTCCTCGACGTCCAGGACCTCGACGTCCGCCTCCAGCAGCTGGCCCACCGGCGGAGGTCGCTGCCCGAGCACGCCGAGATCGAGTCGCTGACCAAGGACCACACCCAGCTGCGCGACCTGCTCGTGGCCGCGCAGACCGAGGAGAGCGACACCGCCCGCGAGCAGACCAAGGCCGAGCAGGACGTGGACCAGGTGCGCCAGCGCGCCACCCGCGACCAGCAGCGCCTGGACTCCGGCGCCGTCACCTCCCCCAAGGACCTGGAGAACCTCCAGCGCGAGATCGCCTCGCTCGCCAGGCGTCAGGGCGATCTGGAGGACGTGGTGCTGGAGGTCATGGAGCGCCGGGAGTCCGCGCAGCAGCGCGTGGCCGAGCTGACCGAGCGGGTCGGCTCCGTCCAGTCGAAGATCGACGACGCGACCGCGCGCCGTGACGCGGCCTTCGAGGAGATCGACGGCGAGATCGCCACGGTCACCAAGGAGCGCGAGGTCATCGCCGCTTCGGTCCCCGCCGACCTGCTCAAGCTCTACGACAAGCTGCGCGAGCAGCAGGGCGGCATCGGCGCGGCCAAGCTGTACGCGCGCAGCTGCCAGGGCTGCCGGCAGGAGCTCGCCATCACCGAGCTGAGCGAGATCCGCAACGCGGCGCCCAACACGGTGATCCGCTGCGAGAACTGCCGCCGCATCCTGGTGCGCACGTCCGAGTCCGGTATCTAG
- a CDS encoding Uma2 family endonuclease, with translation MTAMAHEPLTQEEVLLEGFLALDTPEGFRAELIEGEIVVTPPPDGDHEDYIGLIVEQVHTRSRTRMQFAGTKGLILRSGGNCPKDRVIPDGTFAPRELRLYRGADSWMPCDGVTMVLEVTSTKPKADREAKRRCYARGGIPLYLLVDREASSITLFSDPEKDDYREHCTRPLGKSITLPEPFAFDLDTTDFL, from the coding sequence ATGACTGCCATGGCCCACGAGCCGCTCACGCAGGAAGAGGTCCTGCTGGAGGGCTTTCTCGCCCTGGACACCCCGGAGGGTTTCCGGGCTGAGCTGATCGAGGGGGAGATCGTTGTGACGCCGCCGCCGGACGGGGATCACGAGGACTACATCGGACTGATCGTGGAACAGGTGCACACGCGTTCCCGGACCAGGATGCAGTTCGCCGGGACCAAGGGCTTGATCTTGCGGAGTGGAGGCAACTGTCCGAAGGATCGTGTGATCCCTGACGGCACGTTCGCGCCCAGGGAGTTGCGGCTCTACCGGGGCGCCGACTCCTGGATGCCCTGCGATGGCGTCACCATGGTCCTCGAGGTGACCTCCACCAAGCCGAAGGCCGATCGCGAGGCCAAACGCCGGTGTTACGCCCGAGGCGGAATCCCCCTCTACCTGCTGGTCGACCGCGAAGCCTCCTCCATCACGCTGTTCAGCGACCCCGAGAAGGACGACTACCGCGAGCACTGCACGCGCCCCCTCGGCAAGTCCATCACCCTCCCGGAACCCTTCGCCTTCGACCTGGACACCACCGACTTCCTCTGA